In bacterium, one DNA window encodes the following:
- a CDS encoding DinB family protein: MSALWTHRPAADEHPAYYARYVERVEVGKPPAVFGRQLAQTLSLLESISEAQALTRYAPGKWSIKEVLGHIADSERILAMRALCIARGERAELPGFDENAYVAAAGFDARPWSALREELRRVREATIALFDGFTAEQLQRRGRANQGEFSVRALGWIIAGHEAHHLAVLRARYLG, translated from the coding sequence ATGAGCGCGCTCTGGACACACCGCCCGGCCGCCGACGAGCACCCGGCCTACTACGCGCGCTACGTCGAGCGCGTCGAGGTCGGCAAGCCGCCGGCGGTCTTCGGCCGGCAGCTCGCGCAGACCCTCTCCCTGCTCGAGAGCATCTCGGAGGCGCAGGCGCTGACCCGCTACGCGCCGGGCAAGTGGAGCATCAAGGAGGTGCTGGGGCACATTGCGGACAGCGAGCGCATCCTGGCAATGCGCGCGCTCTGCATCGCCCGCGGCGAGCGGGCCGAGCTGCCCGGCTTCGACGAGAACGCCTATGTGGCGGCGGCCGGCTTCGACGCCCGCCCCTGGAGCGCGCTGCGCGAGGAGCTGCGCCGCGTCCGCGAGGCGACGATTGCGCTCTTCGACGGCTTCACGGCCGAGCAGCTCCAGCGCCGCGGCCGCGCGAACCAGGGCGAGTTCAGCGTGCGCGCCCTCGGCTGGATCATCGCCGGGCACGAGGCGCACCACCTGGCCGTGCTCCGCGCGCGCTATCTCGGCTAG
- a CDS encoding DUF1572 domain-containing protein: MSTAPALADLRARFLDYKRLAERALERLGEEDFFRSLDWESNSPALLVKHLAGNLRSRYTDFLTSDGDKPDRRRDLEFQREPDDTRESLMAAWAEGWRRLELALDALAPGDLDRRVTIRGEPYSVENALRRSLAHTAYHVGQLVLLAKHYSAGSWLSLSIPRGASEPYSKEIRDKFRDPC, encoded by the coding sequence ATGTCCACTGCCCCCGCGCTCGCCGATCTGCGGGCGCGCTTCCTCGACTACAAGCGTCTCGCCGAGCGCGCCCTCGAGCGCCTGGGCGAGGAGGACTTCTTCCGCAGTCTGGACTGGGAGTCCAACAGCCCAGCGCTCCTCGTGAAGCACCTGGCCGGCAATCTCCGCTCCCGCTACACGGACTTCCTCACCAGCGACGGCGACAAGCCGGATCGCCGGCGCGACCTGGAGTTTCAGCGCGAGCCCGACGACACCCGCGAATCGCTGATGGCCGCCTGGGCCGAAGGCTGGCGGCGCCTGGAGTTGGCGCTGGACGCGCTCGCGCCCGGCGATCTCGACCGCCGGGTGACCATCCGCGGTGAGCCCTACAGCGTCGAGAACGCCCTGCGCCGCAGCCTGGCCCACACGGCCTACCATGTCGGGCAGCTCGTGCTGCTCGCCAAGCACTACTCGGCAGGGAGCTGGCTCTCGCTCAGCATCCCCCGCGGGGCCTCGGAGCCCTACAGCAAGGAGATCCGCGACAAGTTCCGCGACCCGTGCTAG
- a CDS encoding DUF814 domain-containing protein, with amino-acid sequence MSAAGDSRQSAALFVYTLPGGWRVLAGKTDADNERLSLEIARPRDWWFHVRGMPGSHVLLQVGDAGEEPPRAALEAAAAVAAWHSKARAGGTVAVSGTLAQFVTKPRGAPRGTVAIRKERVFKVRPALPPAAESAP; translated from the coding sequence ATGAGCGCGGCAGGCGACTCGCGGCAGTCGGCGGCGCTCTTCGTCTACACGCTGCCCGGCGGCTGGCGGGTGCTGGCCGGCAAGACCGACGCCGACAACGAGCGGCTCAGCCTCGAGATCGCCCGGCCCCGCGACTGGTGGTTCCACGTGCGGGGGATGCCGGGTAGCCACGTGCTGCTCCAGGTGGGAGACGCCGGCGAGGAGCCGCCCCGCGCGGCGCTCGAGGCTGCAGCCGCCGTGGCCGCCTGGCACAGCAAGGCGCGCGCGGGCGGCACGGTGGCCGTCTCGGGCACGCTCGCGCAGTTCGTGACGAAGCCGCGCGGCGCGCCGCGGGGCACGGTCGCGATCCGCAAGGAACGCGTCTTCAAGGTGCGCCCGGCGCTGCCGCCGGCCGCAGAGAGCGCGCCCTGA
- a CDS encoding polyphosphate kinase 2 family protein, which translates to MIEASPYRVPFDGRFDARRQPTRPPADAPGSKACREALAQQVSELVALQQLLYAEGRHALLLIFQALDAAGKDSTIRHLLSGVNPAGCRVISFKRPSAEELAHDFLWRCACRLPERGVIGVFNRSYYEEVLVVRVHPEFLDAQRLPRALPLAELWQERYASIREHEQHLARNGTMVLKFWLNVSRAEQRKRLLDRLEKPQKHWKFDPGDLAERQRWDDYLDAFGEALAATSRPWAPWYAIPADDQPFARLAVAEIVVSALKRMRLSYPELPERDRAELPALRRALEADG; encoded by the coding sequence ATGATCGAAGCCTCGCCCTACCGCGTGCCCTTCGACGGCCGCTTCGACGCGCGCCGCCAGCCGACGAGGCCGCCCGCCGACGCGCCCGGCAGCAAGGCCTGTCGCGAGGCGCTGGCGCAGCAGGTGAGCGAGCTCGTCGCGCTGCAGCAGCTCCTGTATGCCGAGGGCCGCCACGCGCTGCTGCTCATCTTCCAGGCCCTGGACGCGGCCGGCAAGGACAGCACGATCCGCCACCTGCTCAGTGGCGTCAATCCGGCGGGCTGCCGCGTCATCAGCTTCAAGCGGCCCAGCGCCGAGGAGCTGGCGCACGATTTCCTCTGGCGCTGCGCCTGCCGCCTGCCCGAGCGCGGCGTGATCGGCGTGTTCAACCGCAGCTACTACGAGGAGGTGCTCGTGGTGCGGGTGCACCCGGAGTTCCTCGACGCGCAGAGGCTGCCGCGCGCGCTGCCGCTCGCCGAGCTCTGGCAGGAGCGCTACGCCTCGATCCGCGAGCACGAGCAGCACCTGGCGCGCAACGGCACGATGGTGCTGAAGTTCTGGCTCAACGTGTCGCGCGCGGAGCAGCGCAAGCGGCTGCTCGATCGCCTCGAGAAGCCGCAGAAGCACTGGAAGTTCGACCCGGGCGACCTCGCCGAGCGCCAGCGCTGGGACGACTACCTCGACGCCTTCGGCGAGGCCCTCGCCGCCACCAGCCGCCCCTGGGCGCCCTGGTACGCGATTCCGGCCGACGACCAGCCCTTCGCCCGCCTGGCCGTGGCGGAGATCGTCGTCTCCGCGCTGAAGCGCATGCGACTGAGCTACCCCGAGCTGCCGGAAAGGGACAGGGCCGAGCTGCCGGCGCTGCGCCGGGCGCTGGAGGCCGACGGCTAG
- a CDS encoding D-alanine--D-alanine ligase: MARVVVLVGGRSSERAISLKTGLAVAGAFERLGWDLRLLDTGRPALPALPLAEFRALPELGAPDAAPPAAGREAGLPAPQALTQALAPRPGSAWQPDLVFIALHGGSGEDGTVQALLDWLGLPYTGCGMAASALAMDKWRSKMLLRDGGLAVPPGYLVEVPPPRLADPAYPEELARRLEADPGWPAVIKPNREGSSVGLAVLASRAEALAELPGVLAVSGELLVEAFIPGRELTVAVLGGQALPLVEILPTSGLYDYQHKYEKGRTRYVCPAELPPALAARVQADALKAWQLLGCRHLARVDFRLAADGTPYCLEVNTIPGMTETSLFPMAAAAAGLDFPALVAEIARLALADAARRAAAAAPDERGQTPA, from the coding sequence ATGGCGCGCGTGGTGGTTCTCGTCGGCGGCCGCTCGAGCGAGCGGGCGATCAGCCTCAAGACGGGTCTGGCCGTGGCCGGCGCCTTCGAGCGCCTGGGCTGGGACCTGCGCCTCCTGGACACCGGTCGCCCGGCACTGCCCGCCCTGCCCCTGGCCGAGTTCAGGGCCCTGCCCGAGCTCGGCGCCCCGGACGCCGCGCCGCCGGCGGCCGGCCGCGAGGCGGGTCTGCCCGCTCCCCAGGCTCTCACCCAGGCGCTGGCGCCGCGGCCGGGGAGCGCCTGGCAGCCGGATCTGGTCTTCATCGCCCTGCACGGCGGCAGTGGCGAGGACGGCACCGTCCAGGCCCTGCTCGACTGGCTGGGCCTGCCCTACACGGGCTGCGGGATGGCGGCCAGCGCCCTCGCCATGGACAAGTGGCGCAGCAAGATGCTCCTGCGCGACGGGGGGCTCGCCGTGCCGCCCGGCTACCTCGTCGAGGTGCCGCCCCCGCGGCTCGCCGATCCGGCCTATCCCGAGGAGCTGGCCAGACGCCTGGAGGCCGACCCCGGTTGGCCGGCCGTGATCAAGCCGAATCGGGAGGGCTCCAGCGTGGGGCTCGCCGTGCTGGCGAGCCGCGCCGAGGCGCTCGCCGAGCTGCCCGGCGTGCTGGCGGTCTCGGGGGAGCTGCTCGTCGAAGCTTTCATCCCCGGTCGGGAGCTGACGGTCGCTGTGCTGGGGGGGCAGGCCCTGCCCCTCGTCGAGATCCTGCCGACCAGCGGCCTCTACGATTATCAGCACAAGTACGAGAAGGGGCGCACCCGCTACGTCTGCCCGGCCGAGCTGCCGCCCGCGCTCGCCGCGCGGGTCCAGGCCGACGCCCTCAAGGCCTGGCAGCTCCTCGGCTGCCGGCACCTCGCGCGCGTGGACTTCCGCCTCGCCGCGGACGGCACGCCCTACTGCCTCGAGGTCAACACCATCCCCGGCATGACGGAGACGAGCCTCTTCCCGATGGCGGCCGCGGCCGCCGGCCTTGACTTCCCCGCACTGGTGGCGGAGATTGCTCGTCTCGCCCTGGCCGACGCCGCACGGCGCGCGGCCGCCGCCGCTCCTGACGAGCGGGGGCAGACTCCGGCCTAG
- a CDS encoding BtpA/SgcQ family protein encodes MKALYGVIHLPALPGSPESRLSLEAIEARALRDARAYARAGFDGLVVENFGDRPFWPDRVGPETVAAMTRLARALRLDQPGLALGVNVLRNDGEAALAVAQAAEADFIRVNVLSGVSLSDQGTLEGRAAAILRLRRALESSVRIFADVDVKHAVMGAHRDPLHQAEDLVERAGADALLVSGRATGSAPEGTLVERLAERFPGLPILVGSGLDAENAPRLLARAAGALVGTAVKQGRQTGNPVDPAVAAALVAAVRALAPGDGPSGRPAH; translated from the coding sequence GTGAAGGCCCTCTATGGCGTCATCCACCTGCCGGCCCTGCCGGGCAGCCCGGAGAGCCGCCTGAGCCTCGAGGCCATCGAGGCGCGGGCGCTGCGGGATGCCCGCGCCTATGCCCGGGCCGGCTTCGACGGCCTGGTGGTCGAGAACTTCGGCGACCGGCCCTTCTGGCCCGATCGCGTGGGGCCGGAAACCGTGGCCGCGATGACCCGGCTCGCGCGGGCCCTGCGCCTGGACCAGCCCGGCCTGGCCTTGGGCGTGAACGTCCTGCGCAACGACGGCGAGGCCGCCCTCGCCGTAGCCCAGGCCGCCGAGGCCGATTTCATCCGGGTCAACGTGCTCAGCGGCGTCTCGCTGAGCGACCAGGGCACGCTCGAGGGGCGGGCGGCCGCCATCCTGCGCCTGCGCCGCGCCCTGGAGAGCAGCGTGCGGATCTTCGCCGATGTCGACGTGAAGCACGCCGTGATGGGGGCGCATCGGGACCCCCTGCACCAGGCCGAGGACCTCGTGGAACGAGCGGGGGCGGATGCCCTGCTCGTCTCGGGTCGGGCGACCGGGAGCGCGCCGGAGGGGACGCTGGTCGAGCGCCTCGCGGAGCGCTTCCCCGGCCTGCCGATCCTCGTCGGCAGCGGCCTCGACGCCGAGAACGCGCCGCGCCTGCTCGCTCGGGCTGCCGGGGCCCTGGTCGGCACGGCGGTCAAGCAGGGCCGGCAGACCGGCAACCCCGTCGACCCGGCGGTGGCCGCCGCGCTGGTCGCCGCCGTGCGCGCGCTTGCGCCCGGCGACGGGCCGAGCGGCCGCCCCGCCCACTAG
- a CDS encoding cysteine--tRNA ligase, which translates to MALRVYDPIRKAKLPFTPVVPGKVGMYVCGMTVQGEPHLGHMLAALTGDMVRRYLEFSGYSVTLVQNFTDIDEKILARAAEEGLPYTAIAQRNIDLYKEQARALNILDATVFPRATEHIPEMLVLIQELIGRGHAYDAVDAVYFDVRSYADYGRLSGRRVDELYSGVRVEVAEGKRDELDFALWKKVPREEPGFASPWGWGRPGWHIECSAMSTKYCGQTLDFHGGGLDLKFPHHENERAQSEAASGQPFVNFWLHNGLVTVGGEKMSKSLGNYTSVAELLETWDPEVIRFYLLSTHFRSRAEFEPVQLERAKGGLDRIREFSLALHERLAAAPTALEASSPASAALARAAAQALERWREAMDDDFNSGGALGHLFELVREFNRLADEDDPGLRADGAALAAARDALATMAGVLGLFREGLPRERRLAIAPGVLELQAARDAARAARNWAEADRLRGAIQAAGYQVLDGPEGSQLRPL; encoded by the coding sequence ATGGCCCTGCGCGTCTACGACCCCATCCGCAAGGCGAAGCTCCCCTTCACGCCGGTGGTGCCGGGCAAGGTGGGCATGTACGTCTGCGGGATGACGGTGCAGGGCGAGCCGCACCTGGGTCACATGCTCGCGGCGCTCACGGGGGACATGGTTCGCCGCTATCTGGAGTTCTCCGGCTACTCGGTGACGCTCGTGCAGAACTTCACCGATATCGACGAGAAGATCCTGGCGCGCGCGGCCGAGGAGGGCCTGCCCTACACGGCCATCGCCCAGCGGAACATCGACCTCTATAAGGAGCAGGCGCGGGCGCTGAACATCCTGGACGCGACGGTCTTCCCCCGGGCCACCGAGCACATCCCCGAGATGCTGGTGCTGATCCAGGAGCTGATCGGGCGCGGGCACGCCTACGATGCCGTCGATGCCGTCTACTTCGACGTGCGCTCCTACGCGGACTACGGCCGGCTCTCGGGCCGGCGCGTGGACGAGCTCTACAGCGGCGTCCGCGTCGAGGTGGCCGAAGGCAAGCGCGACGAGCTGGACTTCGCCCTCTGGAAGAAGGTGCCCCGGGAAGAGCCGGGCTTCGCGAGCCCCTGGGGCTGGGGCCGGCCGGGCTGGCACATCGAGTGCTCGGCGATGTCCACCAAGTACTGCGGCCAGACCCTGGACTTCCACGGCGGCGGCCTGGATCTGAAGTTCCCCCACCACGAGAACGAGCGGGCCCAGTCGGAGGCGGCGAGCGGGCAGCCTTTCGTCAACTTCTGGCTGCACAATGGCCTGGTGACCGTGGGCGGAGAGAAGATGTCCAAGAGCCTGGGCAACTACACCTCCGTGGCCGAGCTGCTCGAAACCTGGGACCCCGAGGTGATTCGCTTCTACCTGCTCTCCACGCACTTCCGCAGCCGGGCGGAGTTCGAGCCCGTCCAGCTCGAGCGGGCCAAGGGCGGCCTGGACCGGATCCGCGAGTTCAGCCTGGCCCTGCACGAGCGCCTCGCCGCGGCGCCGACGGCCCTCGAGGCCAGCTCCCCGGCCAGCGCCGCCCTGGCCCGGGCCGCCGCCCAGGCCCTGGAGCGCTGGCGGGAGGCGATGGACGACGATTTCAACAGCGGGGGCGCCCTCGGCCACCTCTTCGAGCTGGTGCGGGAGTTCAACCGCCTGGCCGACGAGGACGACCCCGGTCTGCGGGCGGACGGGGCGGCGCTGGCGGCGGCCCGGGACGCCCTGGCGACGATGGCCGGCGTCCTCGGGCTCTTCCGGGAGGGGCTGCCGCGGGAGCGCCGGCTGGCCATTGCACCGGGGGTGCTCGAACTCCAGGCGGCCCGCGACGCGGCGCGAGCCGCCCGGAACTGGGCGGAGGCGGACCGCCTCCGGGGGGCGATCCAGGCGGCCGGCTACCAGGTCCTGGACGGGCCCGAGGGCTCCCAGCTCCGGCCGCTCTGA
- the tuf gene encoding elongation factor Tu, whose product MAKEKFERTKPHVNVGTIGHVDHGKTTLTAAITQRQAQKKLAVFTPFDQIDKAPEERERGITIATAHVEYQSVKRHYAHVDCPGHADYVKNMITGAAQMDGAVLVVSAADGPMPQTREHVLLARQVNVPSMLVFMNKVDMVDDPELLDLVELEIRELLTEYNFPGDETPIIRGSALRAMENPGNEADQKCIDELIEAIDSFVPEPVRETDKPFLMPIEDVFSITGRGTVGTGRVERGKVKVGDKVERIGIRDTMSTTVTGVEMFRKILDDAQAGDNVGLLLRGINKEDLERGMVLAAPGSVTPHTKFEGEVYKMTKEEGGRHTPFFNGYRPQFYFRTTDVTGVAELPEGTEMVMPGDNIKMKIELITPIAMEENLRFAIREGGRTVGAGVVTKIYE is encoded by the coding sequence ATGGCGAAGGAGAAGTTCGAGCGTACCAAGCCGCACGTGAACGTGGGGACGATTGGCCACGTGGATCACGGCAAGACGACGCTGACGGCGGCGATCACGCAGCGGCAGGCTCAGAAGAAGCTGGCGGTGTTCACGCCCTTCGATCAGATCGACAAGGCGCCGGAGGAGCGGGAGCGGGGGATCACGATCGCGACGGCGCACGTGGAGTACCAGTCGGTGAAGCGGCACTACGCGCACGTGGACTGTCCGGGTCACGCGGACTACGTGAAGAACATGATCACGGGTGCGGCGCAGATGGACGGGGCGGTTCTGGTGGTGAGCGCGGCGGACGGCCCGATGCCGCAGACGCGCGAGCACGTGCTCTTGGCGCGGCAGGTGAACGTGCCGAGCATGCTGGTCTTCATGAACAAGGTGGACATGGTGGACGATCCGGAGCTCCTGGACCTGGTGGAGCTGGAGATCCGGGAGCTGTTGACGGAGTACAACTTTCCTGGGGACGAGACGCCGATCATCCGTGGCAGCGCGCTGCGGGCGATGGAGAATCCGGGCAACGAGGCGGACCAGAAGTGCATCGACGAGCTGATCGAGGCGATCGACAGTTTCGTTCCGGAGCCGGTGCGGGAGACGGACAAGCCGTTCCTGATGCCGATCGAGGACGTGTTCTCGATCACGGGCCGGGGGACGGTGGGGACGGGTCGCGTTGAGCGGGGGAAGGTGAAGGTGGGCGACAAGGTGGAGCGGATCGGGATCCGCGACACGATGTCGACGACGGTGACGGGGGTGGAGATGTTCCGGAAGATCCTGGACGACGCGCAGGCGGGGGACAACGTGGGGCTGCTGCTGCGGGGGATCAACAAGGAAGACCTGGAGCGGGGGATGGTGCTGGCGGCGCCGGGGAGCGTGACGCCGCACACGAAGTTCGAGGGCGAGGTCTACAAAATGACGAAGGAGGAGGGGGGCCGTCACACGCCGTTCTTCAACGGGTACCGGCCGCAGTTCTACTTCCGGACGACGGACGTGACGGGGGTGGCGGAGCTGCCGGAGGGGACGGAGATGGTGATGCCGGGCGACAACATCAAGATGAAGATCGAGCTGATCACGCCGATCGCGATGGAGGAGAACCTGCGCTTCGCCATCCGCGAGGGCGGCCGGACCGTCGGCGCCGGCGTCGTGACCAAGATCTACGAGTAG
- the rpmG gene encoding 50S ribosomal protein L33, which produces MREIIKLRCSECKKTWYTTMKNKRLHPDRIEQKKYCPRDRKHTMFKEAR; this is translated from the coding sequence ATGCGAGAGATCATCAAGCTGCGCTGCAGCGAGTGCAAGAAGACCTGGTACACGACGATGAAGAACAAGCGTCTGCACCCCGACCGCATCGAGCAGAAGAAGTACTGCCCGCGCGACCGGAAGCACACGATGTTCAAGGAAGCCCGGTAG
- the secE gene encoding preprotein translocase subunit SecE, translating into MIERIRTYLREVWLEMGKVTWPTRDELKESTLVVIVASIIVTAFIFVIDRILDSGLSGLIRLLS; encoded by the coding sequence ATGATCGAGCGGATTCGGACCTATCTGCGGGAAGTCTGGCTGGAGATGGGCAAGGTGACCTGGCCCACCCGCGACGAGCTCAAGGAGAGCACGCTGGTGGTGATCGTCGCCTCGATCATCGTCACGGCCTTCATCTTCGTCATCGACCGCATCCTCGATTCGGGGCTCAGCGGTCTGATCCGACTCCTCAGCTAG
- the nusG gene encoding transcription termination/antitermination factor NusG, with protein sequence MREEHKPGESAAAAGEAHEPVVNPFQAGAAPTEAPELPEAETSAQAPATAEAAGARNPRLKWYAVHTYSGHENKVRSNLLKRVQVEGLEDKFGQVLVPTEEVTEMKQGKKTVSSRKYFPSYILVEMEMSDEAYHLVNQISGVTRFVGLDPRDSSKRPVPLRPHEVDRILGRIERPQEHRVTEIPYRVGDHIHVIDGPFSEFNGVVDDVNEERGTLKVMVTIFGRETPVELDFLQVEPI encoded by the coding sequence ATGCGGGAAGAGCACAAGCCAGGGGAGAGCGCGGCGGCAGCGGGCGAGGCCCACGAGCCCGTCGTGAATCCCTTCCAGGCGGGGGCGGCCCCGACCGAGGCGCCCGAGCTGCCCGAGGCGGAGACCTCTGCTCAGGCGCCGGCGACGGCCGAGGCGGCCGGCGCCCGCAATCCGCGCCTGAAGTGGTACGCCGTGCACACCTATTCGGGCCACGAGAACAAGGTGCGCAGCAACCTGCTCAAGCGCGTCCAGGTGGAGGGACTCGAGGACAAGTTCGGGCAGGTCCTCGTCCCCACCGAAGAAGTGACCGAGATGAAGCAGGGGAAGAAGACGGTCTCGAGCCGCAAGTACTTCCCCAGCTACATCCTCGTCGAGATGGAGATGAGCGACGAGGCCTACCACCTCGTCAACCAGATCAGCGGCGTGACGCGCTTCGTCGGGCTCGACCCGCGCGACAGCAGCAAGCGCCCGGTGCCCCTCAGGCCCCACGAGGTGGACCGCATCCTCGGCCGGATCGAGCGGCCCCAGGAGCACAGGGTCACCGAGATTCCCTACCGGGTGGGAGACCACATCCACGTCATCGACGGGCCCTTCAGCGAGTTCAACGGCGTCGTCGACGACGTCAACGAGGAGCGCGGGACCCTGAAGGTCATGGTGACCATCTTCGGGCGCGAGACGCCCGTGGAGCTGGACTTCCTTCAGGTGGAGCCCATCTAG
- the rplK gene encoding 50S ribosomal protein L11, which yields MAKTKKKIVAQVKIQIKGAQANPAPPVGPALGQHQVNIMEFCKAFNAQTQNAQGMVIPVVITVYGDRSFTFITKTPPAAVLLMRAAKLEKGSGEPNRNKVGKVTPAQVREIAELKAPDLNAADIDAAIAMIAGTARSMGIAVKG from the coding sequence ATGGCCAAGACCAAGAAGAAGATCGTTGCGCAGGTGAAGATCCAGATCAAGGGCGCGCAAGCCAACCCGGCGCCGCCCGTCGGGCCCGCCCTGGGTCAGCACCAGGTGAACATCATGGAGTTCTGCAAGGCGTTCAACGCCCAGACGCAGAACGCGCAGGGCATGGTCATCCCTGTCGTCATCACCGTCTATGGCGACCGCAGTTTCACCTTCATCACGAAGACGCCGCCGGCGGCGGTGCTTCTCATGCGGGCCGCCAAGCTCGAGAAGGGGTCGGGAGAGCCCAACCGCAACAAGGTCGGCAAGGTCACTCCCGCCCAGGTTCGCGAGATCGCCGAATTGAAGGCGCCGGACCTGAACGCCGCGGACATCGACGCGGCGATCGCCATGATCGCGGGCACCGCCCGCAGCATGGGGATCGCGGTCAAGGGTTAG
- a CDS encoding 50S ribosomal protein L1, with translation MNRGKNYREAASLRPSDAAYSIAAAVGLVKQMAKAKYDETVEVSARLGVNPRHADQMVRGTVVLPNGTGRTVRVLALVKGEHAEAAKAAGADLVGADEYLEKIQGGWADTDVIITTPDMMKDVGKLGKILGPRGLMPNPKSGTVTTDVAKAVREVKAGKVEYRIDKGSNIHVPVGKVSFQGPQLEENVRTLIHELFRVKPASAKGKYLRSAYLCSTHGPAVKLDEAELGALS, from the coding sequence ATGAACCGTGGGAAGAACTACCGCGAAGCCGCTTCGCTCCGGCCGTCGGACGCGGCGTACTCCATCGCTGCGGCGGTGGGTTTGGTCAAGCAGATGGCCAAGGCCAAGTACGACGAGACGGTGGAGGTCTCCGCGCGGTTGGGCGTCAACCCCCGGCACGCGGACCAGATGGTCCGCGGCACCGTCGTCCTGCCCAACGGCACCGGCCGCACGGTCCGGGTGCTGGCCCTCGTCAAGGGCGAGCATGCCGAGGCCGCCAAGGCCGCCGGCGCCGATCTCGTCGGCGCCGACGAATACCTGGAGAAGATCCAGGGCGGCTGGGCCGACACCGACGTCATCATTACGACGCCGGACATGATGAAGGACGTGGGCAAGCTGGGCAAGATTCTCGGTCCGCGCGGCCTCATGCCGAACCCGAAGAGCGGCACGGTCACGACCGACGTGGCCAAGGCCGTTCGGGAGGTGAAGGCGGGCAAGGTGGAGTACCGCATCGACAAGGGATCGAACATCCACGTCCCCGTCGGCAAGGTCTCCTTCCAGGGCCCTCAGCTCGAGGAGAACGTGCGTACGCTCATCCACGAGCTGTTTCGCGTCAAGCCCGCGTCGGCGAAGGGCAAGTACCTGCGCTCGGCCTACCTCTGTTCGACCCATGGCCCGGCCGTGAAGTTGGACGAGGCCGAGCTGGGTGCTCTCAGCTAG
- a CDS encoding 50S ribosomal protein L10, with protein sequence MPSPKKVALVDTLTEDLQSAATIVLSDFSGINVEEISELRRRCRASGVKFRVVKNTLVNRAVEGTAKEALGTHFGGPTAIAYSEDLVAPARVLKEYAKEFGKLELKAGFVDGQVVDAAGVQALADLPGREQLLAQVVGTVQAPLGSLVRTLNATIAGLVNALDQIAKQKGAAA encoded by the coding sequence ATGCCCAGTCCGAAGAAAGTCGCCCTCGTCGACACGCTGACGGAGGATCTGCAGTCCGCCGCCACCATCGTCCTGAGCGACTTTTCGGGAATCAACGTCGAGGAGATCTCCGAGCTGCGCCGGCGTTGCCGGGCTTCTGGCGTCAAGTTTCGCGTCGTCAAGAACACCCTGGTGAACCGCGCCGTGGAGGGGACCGCAAAGGAAGCGTTGGGCACGCATTTCGGGGGGCCGACCGCCATCGCCTACAGCGAGGATCTGGTCGCCCCAGCCCGCGTGCTCAAGGAATACGCCAAGGAGTTTGGAAAGCTCGAGCTGAAGGCCGGGTTCGTGGATGGGCAGGTCGTCGACGCCGCCGGTGTGCAGGCGCTGGCCGACCTGCCGGGTCGCGAGCAGCTGCTCGCCCAGGTCGTCGGGACCGTGCAGGCCCCGCTCGGCAGTCTGGTGCGCACGCTGAACGCGACCATCGCGGGACTGGTCAATGCTCTGGACCAGATCGCCAAGCAGAAGGGCGCGGCCGCCTGA
- a CDS encoding 50S ribosomal protein L7/L12, with amino-acid sequence MSQKVDQIVSQVSELTVLELSTLVKALEEKFGVTAAAPMMAMAAMPGAGAAAAAEVEEKTEFDVILSTAGDKKIQVIKVVRALTGLGLKEAKDLVDGAPKPVKEGVSKEEAMSMKAQLEEVGGVVELK; translated from the coding sequence ATGTCGCAGAAGGTCGACCAGATCGTCAGCCAGGTTTCCGAGCTCACCGTGCTCGAGCTCTCCACCCTGGTCAAGGCGCTCGAGGAGAAGTTCGGTGTGACCGCCGCCGCACCGATGATGGCGATGGCCGCCATGCCCGGCGCCGGCGCCGCCGCGGCTGCCGAGGTCGAGGAGAAGACGGAGTTCGACGTCATCCTCAGCACCGCCGGAGACAAGAAGATCCAGGTCATCAAGGTCGTTCGGGCCCTCACCGGCCTCGGCCTGAAGGAGGCGAAGGACCTCGTCGACGGCGCGCCGAAGCCCGTCAAGGAGGGCGTCTCCAAGGAAGAGGCGATGAGCATGAAGGCTCAGCTCGAGGAAGTCGGAGGTGTGGTTGAGCTCAAGTAG